A genomic window from Providencia alcalifaciens includes:
- a CDS encoding EscR/YscR/HrcR family type III secretion system export apparatus protein: MPTVPNEIPLLVLIAFSTLLPFIIAAGTCYLKISIVLIMVRNAMGVQQVPSTMALNGIALLLSIFVMMPVLQDVNNYMRHESVDFSNVESIDNFVDNGLGRYKDYLVKYSDPQLVNFFESIQQGKTEAEVQEEQAAPTLFSLLPAYALSEIKSAFEIGFYIYLPFVVIDLVISSILLALGMMMMSPVTISVPVKLILFVAIDGWSLISKGLVMQYFELAQH; encoded by the coding sequence ATGCCAACGGTTCCAAATGAAATACCTTTATTAGTCCTTATCGCCTTTTCCACGCTGCTACCTTTTATTATTGCAGCCGGAACTTGCTATCTAAAAATCTCGATTGTGCTGATTATGGTGCGCAATGCGATGGGTGTACAGCAAGTCCCTTCGACGATGGCACTCAATGGTATCGCCTTGTTACTGTCCATTTTTGTGATGATGCCTGTACTGCAAGATGTGAACAATTATATGCGTCACGAAAGCGTGGATTTTAGCAATGTGGAATCCATCGACAACTTCGTTGATAACGGGCTAGGGCGCTATAAAGATTACTTAGTGAAATATTCCGATCCTCAATTAGTGAATTTCTTCGAGTCTATTCAGCAGGGTAAAACGGAAGCCGAGGTGCAAGAAGAGCAAGCGGCGCCAACGCTATTTTCATTACTGCCAGCCTACGCATTGAGTGAAATTAAATCTGCGTTTGAAATTGGCTTTTATATCTATTTACCGTTTGTGGTTATCGACTTGGTGATCTCAAGCATTCTGTTAGCGCTGGGTATGATGATGATGAGTCCCGTGACTATTTCAGTGCCAGTGAAATTGATTTTGTTTGTGGCAATTGATGGATGGTCACTGATTTCTAAAGGGCTGGTGATGCAGTATTTCGAACTCGCACAGCATTGA
- the sctS gene encoding type III secretion system export apparatus subunit SctS, with protein sequence MDSIIYVSNKAMLLIVILSAIPVIVATVVGLLVGLLQTVTQLQEQTLPFGIKLLAVFGSLFMISGWLADKVMNYAIEVMTTALPAIGLFG encoded by the coding sequence ATGGATTCAATCATTTATGTCAGTAATAAAGCGATGTTGTTGATCGTCATATTGTCGGCGATTCCCGTCATTGTAGCGACGGTAGTGGGGCTGTTAGTGGGGCTTTTGCAAACAGTAACCCAGCTTCAGGAACAGACATTGCCTTTTGGTATCAAATTATTAGCCGTATTTGGTTCCTTATTTATGATTTCAGGTTGGCTGGCGGATAAAGTGATGAATTACGCCATTGAAGTCATGACCACCGCCCTACCAGCGATAGGGTTATTTGGATGA
- the sctT gene encoding type III secretion system export apparatus subunit SctT, producing MNQEMLSLASSLYFNFQQGLVKIAFAWLRIAPVMFFLPFLSNKLLNGGIIKNCVVAYLALGMWPYLTAREINWNEISLSEVFIYEVSIGIILALILGLPFMIANVIGELIDTQRGETISSIVDPASGTEASELAVFISYIVCMVFLAQGGMYQLANVFAQSYQLLPFAHGFTSFNSLPLGEWLNKAVVNGVILTAPIIVTLFISEVALGLYSRFCPQLNAFSLSLAIKSIIAFIVFLLYFQNEVPDILVNMISISPLKTIFYSS from the coding sequence ATGAATCAGGAGATGCTCTCATTGGCGTCGTCCTTGTATTTTAATTTCCAGCAAGGTCTAGTGAAAATTGCATTTGCCTGGTTGCGCATTGCCCCTGTCATGTTTTTTTTGCCTTTTTTGAGTAACAAATTGCTCAATGGTGGGATCATTAAAAATTGTGTCGTCGCGTATTTGGCGTTAGGGATGTGGCCTTACCTGACCGCACGTGAAATAAATTGGAATGAAATCAGCCTCAGTGAGGTTTTTATTTACGAGGTCAGTATTGGCATTATATTGGCGCTGATTTTAGGGCTGCCATTTATGATTGCTAATGTTATCGGCGAGTTGATAGATACCCAGCGGGGAGAAACCATTAGTAGTATTGTCGACCCGGCAAGTGGTACTGAAGCCTCGGAGCTGGCGGTATTTATCAGCTATATCGTGTGTATGGTGTTTTTGGCACAAGGGGGTATGTACCAACTCGCCAACGTATTTGCACAAAGTTATCAATTATTGCCCTTTGCCCATGGATTTACTTCATTCAACAGTTTGCCGTTAGGGGAATGGTTAAATAAGGCAGTCGTGAATGGCGTGATATTAACGGCGCCGATTATTGTGACACTCTTTATTTCGGAAGTAGCACTCGGGTTATATTCCCGTTTTTGTCCACAATTAAATGCATTTTCATTGTCTTTGGCAATTAAATCGATTATCGCCTTTATTGTGTTTTTACTTTATTTCCAAAATGAAGTTCCAGATATATTGGTTAATATGATTTCGATATCGCCATTAAAAACTATTTTTTATTCATCTTAA
- a CDS encoding EscU/YscU/HrcU family type III secretion system export apparatus switch protein, translated as MAEKTEKPTDKKIKDSAKKGQSYKSKDTIAAIVLVTGAFVIGGMSSLYELGGLMKKLLLNPHDIHIDNLLWKFSKVFLSIVVPVLIACFLSGTIISLLQSRFRLATEAIKLDFTKLNPIAGFKKIFSLNSLKELIKAILYLLVFSVSAATFFVVWRHEIFMLYRTTINGMTTQWVSLCIIFVFVFLAVALIIVLVDAIAEFFLFIKNLKMEKQEVKKEYKDNEGDPHIKSARKGLHQEILSEEVKANIKNSTFVMANPTHIAMLIYYDSNIAPLPFLMLKTRGVQAKAVIKYAEQQNVPVVRDIILARQIWRNYKKNSFIDENGLQDVMQIITWLIRIELEKLGIDVDEALEQLISS; from the coding sequence ATGGCTGAAAAAACAGAAAAGCCTACCGATAAAAAAATAAAAGATTCTGCCAAAAAAGGACAAAGTTATAAAAGTAAGGATACCATAGCGGCAATTGTTTTAGTCACTGGTGCATTTGTTATTGGCGGAATGTCCAGTTTATATGAACTGGGTGGGTTAATGAAAAAATTATTATTAAACCCACATGATATTCATATCGATAATTTGCTTTGGAAATTCTCAAAAGTCTTTCTGAGTATTGTTGTCCCCGTTTTGATTGCTTGTTTTTTGTCTGGCACGATTATTTCACTATTACAAAGTCGATTTAGATTAGCGACAGAAGCAATCAAACTTGATTTTACAAAATTAAATCCAATTGCCGGATTTAAAAAAATATTTTCTTTAAATTCACTTAAAGAGCTGATTAAAGCCATTTTGTACTTATTGGTCTTTAGTGTTTCTGCGGCCACTTTTTTTGTGGTGTGGCGGCACGAAATTTTCATGTTATATCGCACCACGATCAATGGCATGACTACGCAGTGGGTAAGTCTTTGTATTATATTTGTATTTGTCTTTCTTGCAGTGGCGCTCATTATTGTTTTAGTGGATGCAATTGCAGAATTTTTCTTATTTATTAAAAACCTAAAAATGGAAAAACAGGAAGTCAAAAAAGAGTACAAAGATAATGAAGGTGACCCCCATATTAAAAGTGCACGTAAAGGGCTACACCAAGAAATATTATCAGAGGAAGTGAAGGCAAATATTAAAAATTCGACGTTCGTTATGGCAAACCCAACACATATTGCCATGTTGATTTATTATGATTCGAATATCGCACCACTGCCTTTCTTAATGTTAAAAACTCGCGGGGTACAAGCGAAAGCCGTTATTAAATATGCAGAGCAACAGAATGTACCTGTAGTAAGAGATATTATTTTAGCTCGCCAAATATGGCGAAATTATAAAAAGAATAGCTTTATTGATGAGAATGGATTGCAGGATGTTATGCAAATAATTACTTGGCTGATTCGCATAGAATTAGAAAAATTAGGAATAGATGTAGATGAAGCATTAGAGCAATTAATTTCATCATGA
- the sicA gene encoding type III secretion system translocator chaperone SicA, producing the protein MNHTETGSTQTDSTQIEMEALLDGITTALMDGATYKDIHGIPQTTMDGIYAYAYEFYQQGKLEEAETFFRFLSIYDFYNTDYVMGLAAVYQLTKRYEKATELYALAFVLAKNDYRPLFHAGQCNLMLKKSSAAIHCFESVVENSLDADLQKKSEAYLSALKTNLEKAVASELSDSNT; encoded by the coding sequence ATGAACCACACAGAAACGGGTAGTACCCAAACTGACAGCACTCAAATCGAAATGGAAGCGTTACTCGATGGAATTACCACTGCACTCATGGATGGCGCAACGTATAAAGATATTCATGGTATTCCACAAACCACGATGGATGGCATTTATGCCTACGCTTATGAATTTTATCAGCAAGGCAAATTAGAAGAAGCGGAAACCTTTTTCCGTTTTTTAAGTATTTACGATTTTTATAACACTGACTATGTCATGGGATTAGCGGCTGTTTATCAATTAACGAAACGTTATGAGAAAGCAACGGAATTATACGCACTGGCCTTTGTTTTGGCGAAAAATGATTACCGTCCATTATTCCATGCAGGGCAGTGCAATTTGATGCTGAAGAAGAGCAGTGCGGCAATTCACTGCTTTGAAAGTGTAGTTGAAAACAGTCTTGATGCTGATTTACAGAAAAAATCAGAAGCTTATTTGAGTGCTTTAAAAACAAACCTCGAAAAAGCAGTGGCATCAGAATTATCGGACTCTAACACTTAG
- the sctE gene encoding type III secretion system translocon subunit SctE: protein MSQVTMPGVSSASGNDRINNIHTFLKGNNPLGLGEASAKAILALEEACGELMSSEQMKSQRSEHLPKLVKPKMSAMKMSPEAQQAKGFNANAVLIETFSTIRQLLHEGNIGELNNRLQLLNIESEALRQKGAELLDSFAGSTDQLKDIRDKVAEKQAQLKPLNFKSNDLANQRSKNEALLAGNEQNLTKLSTKLAENQTALAQLDSLPKPYTEEVYQREVMLEANITQISSDIEQITQQQKTLDSNITVFDNELSVLKNEISQLNSSLDSLLSDSIKVAAIADENRQKLNQFIETAPLQTNVDGEKWENTIALLTMLTAQLKKAMNEDSIRNMKEQEEVMMKINEASRKDSDKKAKEAAEAERKAADANKAASCASKVFSYIMLAVSVIATVATFGAAAPLTLAVAAIGIAMSIADIVLEETGQGSLMQMLAAEISSAVTDMLITFGVPEEEAKKIGSIVGMVLAAIAFLAISLLSMSSFVKNIANTVSNVTKMLAKNVGTLLKSAIKSMPKSLTNALGNIATKGVKAGQSVADSADDMVKLTKFTKLADKFDDVKDIAKSVTQAVDKVDKSSDFVSLGGQMVKVGNTAKLAKAADKLDDVKDIAKIADKATSGVKTQGVAMARVEVGMRGTGAALSVANAATTGGLRLEAAAQMRDMKEMLAGMMLNNETIQALTELLNALIKSMSKTYEQTDEMFSGMMTSLKQSNSNKVDMLKTARFA from the coding sequence ATGAGTCAAGTCACTATGCCCGGCGTTAGTAGCGCTTCAGGTAATGATCGAATTAATAATATTCACACGTTCTTGAAAGGGAATAACCCTCTAGGGCTAGGTGAGGCAAGCGCGAAAGCGATATTAGCCTTAGAAGAGGCATGTGGCGAGCTAATGTCTTCAGAACAAATGAAGAGTCAGCGTTCAGAGCATCTTCCAAAGCTAGTAAAGCCAAAAATGTCGGCAATGAAAATGTCGCCAGAGGCTCAACAAGCTAAAGGATTTAATGCCAATGCAGTACTGATTGAAACGTTTTCAACCATTCGTCAGTTATTACATGAAGGGAATATCGGTGAGTTAAATAACCGCCTGCAGTTATTAAATATTGAATCGGAAGCATTGCGTCAAAAAGGTGCGGAGTTATTGGATTCCTTTGCGGGCTCTACTGATCAGCTTAAAGATATCCGTGACAAAGTGGCTGAGAAGCAAGCCCAGTTAAAGCCGCTGAATTTTAAATCTAACGATCTGGCAAACCAGCGTTCGAAAAATGAGGCTTTGCTTGCAGGTAATGAACAAAATCTTACCAAGCTAAGCACAAAGTTAGCCGAAAACCAAACTGCATTAGCCCAATTAGATTCGCTCCCAAAACCTTATACCGAAGAAGTGTATCAGCGAGAGGTGATGTTGGAAGCGAATATTACGCAAATTTCGAGCGACATTGAGCAAATTACCCAACAGCAAAAAACGTTAGATTCAAATATTACCGTTTTTGATAACGAGCTGAGTGTGCTCAAAAATGAGATTAGCCAGTTAAATTCGTCATTAGATTCATTGTTGAGCGATTCCATAAAGGTCGCGGCAATTGCCGATGAAAATCGTCAAAAATTAAATCAATTTATAGAGACTGCACCGCTTCAAACGAATGTTGATGGTGAAAAATGGGAAAATACTATCGCGCTGTTAACCATGCTGACGGCTCAACTGAAAAAAGCGATGAATGAAGATTCAATTCGCAATATGAAAGAGCAAGAAGAGGTGATGATGAAAATCAATGAAGCCTCTCGTAAAGACTCTGATAAAAAAGCCAAAGAAGCAGCCGAAGCAGAACGCAAAGCGGCAGATGCTAACAAAGCAGCATCCTGTGCCAGTAAAGTATTTAGCTACATAATGTTAGCAGTATCAGTCATTGCCACTGTTGCAACGTTTGGAGCAGCTGCTCCGCTAACGTTAGCGGTAGCTGCGATTGGTATCGCAATGTCGATTGCCGATATTGTTCTGGAAGAGACAGGGCAAGGCAGTTTGATGCAGATGCTGGCCGCCGAAATTTCCAGTGCCGTGACCGATATGTTGATTACTTTTGGTGTTCCAGAAGAGGAAGCCAAAAAGATAGGAAGTATTGTCGGCATGGTATTGGCGGCAATTGCATTCTTAGCGATCTCGTTACTTTCTATGTCATCGTTTGTCAAAAATATTGCAAATACAGTTAGTAATGTCACAAAAATGCTGGCGAAAAACGTCGGAACATTACTGAAAAGTGCCATTAAATCCATGCCAAAAAGCCTCACCAATGCATTGGGAAATATTGCCACTAAAGGTGTCAAAGCGGGGCAGTCAGTTGCGGATAGCGCAGATGACATGGTTAAGCTGACCAAATTTACCAAGCTGGCCGATAAATTTGATGATGTAAAAGATATCGCCAAATCGGTGACTCAAGCGGTTGATAAGGTAGATAAATCATCAGATTTTGTCTCTCTCGGTGGGCAGATGGTGAAAGTGGGTAACACCGCTAAATTAGCCAAAGCGGCTGACAAACTCGACGATGTGAAAGACATTGCAAAAATTGCAGACAAAGCGACTTCTGGTGTGAAAACGCAAGGTGTGGCAATGGCTCGTGTTGAAGTTGGGATGCGAGGAACTGGAGCGGCTTTATCTGTGGCAAATGCGGCAACGACCGGTGGTTTACGTTTAGAAGCGGCAGCTCAGATGCGAGATATGAAAGAGATGCTGGCAGGCATGATGCTGAATAATGAAACCATTCAAGCGTTGACTGAGTTACTCAATGCATTAATCAAATCCATGTCAAAAACCTATGAGCAAACGGACGAAATGTTCAGCGGCATGATGACATCTCTAAAACAATCAAATAGCAATAAAGTTGATATGTTGAAAACAGCTCGCTTTGCGTAA
- a CDS encoding IpaC/SipC family type III secretion system effector has protein sequence MTTINQPHYSPVLTQMNHSSMVNNQEVNSNAASGVRKNVELPNVQNVFVEPHSDKPTLNGATVDMTIENLSEALSQLMTPEKNALLNDIRHFLVITPEQMQATVSKVLTEENTAIKQVFDNNHQLDETDIKQIAQAIQVVIASSFSRDALNNQAVSDKDTKTIKSANDVKKNEFVGIISSDIMLELIKIIRKVVAELNISDRRISADFLMLNAKMVEAAAESTIKEGKEMFSGALAGFFTSLAISTAGAAFQGRALHKQNQSIKTNLVKANQNGAAADRLTELNSNSLSSAKGNSLTLKTKDGTDVKLADQATPAQQALSNQRGNEAAQRTNKLGLAERDEHERIMNKTRVKMGIAEQGGRLSDNAGQMVTSANQVNVKGEEANKMTQQSVADVARTVSADKDKQVDKSQDLVKQMNEHLREIREGQLRTFQNVVRG, from the coding sequence ATGACAACGATTAATCAACCCCATTATTCACCTGTATTGACTCAGATGAATCACAGTTCAATGGTCAATAACCAAGAAGTGAACTCAAACGCTGCTTCAGGCGTCCGTAAAAATGTTGAATTACCGAATGTTCAAAATGTTTTTGTTGAGCCGCATTCAGACAAGCCGACATTAAATGGCGCTACGGTTGATATGACGATTGAAAATCTATCTGAGGCACTGTCTCAGTTGATGACGCCAGAAAAAAACGCGCTTTTGAATGATATTCGTCACTTCTTGGTGATTACACCTGAACAAATGCAAGCCACGGTTTCTAAAGTACTGACTGAGGAAAACACAGCAATCAAGCAGGTGTTTGATAATAACCATCAGCTTGATGAGACGGATATTAAGCAGATTGCTCAGGCGATCCAAGTGGTTATTGCGAGTTCATTCTCGAGGGATGCACTGAATAATCAAGCAGTATCAGATAAAGACACTAAGACCATTAAATCGGCTAATGATGTGAAAAAAAACGAATTTGTCGGCATCATCAGCAGTGACATTATGTTGGAGCTGATCAAAATCATTCGTAAAGTGGTTGCTGAATTGAATATTTCGGACCGCCGTATTAGCGCAGACTTCTTAATGTTGAATGCCAAAATGGTGGAAGCTGCGGCAGAATCGACCATCAAAGAAGGTAAAGAGATGTTTTCAGGTGCCTTAGCGGGCTTCTTTACCTCTTTAGCCATCAGCACCGCGGGTGCCGCTTTCCAAGGTCGTGCTTTACATAAGCAAAATCAGTCAATTAAAACGAATTTGGTGAAAGCTAACCAAAATGGTGCAGCGGCGGATCGCTTAACGGAATTGAATTCTAACTCACTGTCATCAGCAAAAGGCAATTCTTTAACGCTGAAGACAAAAGACGGTACGGATGTGAAACTTGCCGATCAGGCAACACCGGCTCAACAGGCCTTATCGAATCAACGTGGGAATGAAGCGGCTCAGCGTACCAACAAATTAGGTCTGGCTGAACGTGATGAGCACGAGCGCATCATGAATAAAACTCGCGTTAAGATGGGAATTGCAGAGCAAGGTGGTCGCTTGTCGGATAATGCGGGTCAAATGGTAACGTCTGCCAACCAAGTGAATGTGAAAGGGGAAGAAGCCAACAAAATGACCCAGCAGTCAGTGGCTGATGTTGCACGCACTGTCTCCGCTGACAAAGATAAACAAGTGGATAAGAGCCAAGATTTGGTTAAGCAAATGAATGAACATTTGCGTGAAATTCGTGAAGGTCAATTACGCACGTTCCAAAATGTGGTGCGAGGTTAA
- a CDS encoding acyl carrier protein yields MTTQQDIAQQWLERHLQQIREYSGINKTYSMDAELIADVHIDSLELLELIAAIEEYTEQPLKDEVWMKWRRLQDIVDYLVSATTDS; encoded by the coding sequence ATGACCACACAACAAGATATTGCGCAGCAATGGCTAGAGCGCCATCTTCAGCAGATTCGTGAGTATTCAGGTATCAACAAAACCTATTCCATGGATGCAGAGCTGATTGCCGATGTGCATATCGATTCTTTAGAGCTGTTGGAATTGATTGCGGCGATTGAGGAATATACTGAACAGCCATTAAAGGATGAAGTGTGGATGAAATGGCGACGCTTACAGGATATTGTGGATTACCTTGTTAGCGCCACCACAGACAGTTAA
- a CDS encoding alpha/beta hydrolase, with the protein MTLIADYPLILFSSMAIPMIKKLFMASLLMCIASNTWARPNPNIPEFDARVADVYTVQHHDMRNGQRELRIYSAVPQNISEKRPVMFMLDGNGLYPLAVNQAAQLFPPEKLPIIIGIGYPSPEAFPKKERTYDYTPKVAGDAFQHGGGAESLYQFLTFTIRPWAEQQFPIDTQRETLFGHSFGGLFTLMAYQDHPADFQHFVAASPSLWWGEGKMVNLDKLTRPSKASPLDITLGELEETPDLSRLTDEQKQNYQTRKSWISPREVCETINSPQRVCDFTLFADKTHGSVIPDAIKKALEIATSEP; encoded by the coding sequence ATGACGCTTATCGCTGACTACCCGCTGATTCTGTTTAGTTCGATGGCAATCCCAATGATAAAAAAACTGTTTATGGCGAGCCTATTGATGTGTATCGCAAGCAATACGTGGGCGCGCCCCAACCCGAATATTCCCGAATTCGATGCGCGTGTGGCTGACGTATACACGGTGCAGCACCATGATATGCGCAATGGCCAGCGCGAGCTGCGCATCTACAGCGCCGTTCCACAGAATATTTCAGAAAAACGTCCCGTGATGTTTATGTTAGACGGAAATGGCCTGTACCCGCTCGCGGTCAATCAGGCCGCTCAGCTATTTCCGCCAGAAAAATTACCGATTATTATTGGTATCGGCTATCCCAGCCCAGAGGCATTTCCCAAGAAAGAACGCACATACGACTACACGCCGAAAGTTGCTGGTGACGCATTCCAACACGGCGGCGGTGCGGAATCTCTGTACCAGTTTCTCACCTTCACTATTCGCCCATGGGCTGAACAACAGTTCCCGATAGATACCCAACGCGAAACGCTATTTGGGCACTCATTTGGCGGTTTATTTACTCTGATGGCGTACCAAGACCACCCTGCGGATTTCCAGCATTTTGTCGCGGCAAGCCCGTCATTATGGTGGGGAGAAGGGAAAATGGTGAATTTAGATAAGTTAACGCGCCCGTCGAAAGCATCGCCGCTAGATATCACCCTCGGTGAGTTAGAAGAAACGCCAGATTTAAGCCGTTTAACCGATGAGCAGAAGCAAAATTATCAGACTCGCAAGAGTTGGATTTCCCCCCGTGAAGTGTGTGAAACCATCAATAGCCCTCAACGGGTGTGTGATTTTACCTTATTTGCGGACAAAACCCATGGTAGCGTCATTCCCGATGCCATCAAAAAAGCGTTGGAAATCGCAACATCCGAGCCATAA
- a CDS encoding TonB-dependent receptor domain-containing protein: MKTHYHYSLIAAGVCAALASFSATAEENSDKMIVTASGYSQQLRDAPASVTVITAEQLQNKPVRDLADAVKDVEGVSVVGSANKQDINIRGLSGEYTLILVDGRRQNSRESRPNGSGGFEAGFMPPVEAIERIEVIRGPMSSLYGSDAMGGVINIITKKVTNEWHGSVTTGAIIQENSESGDSMDGNFYLSGPLIKDKLGLQLYGGGDYRKEDHIIDGHNKKDNKSLTAKLTFTPMENQTFLFEAGRTTQERTETPGKSIGEYANRAGLQKNNKDETHNNRNHMALTYKGDWDIVQTEMSVYQEQTKRSIKSQSRNEITNNWEGGYEARTPEITNTVVDGKVTAFLPDNILTAGTQYQHAKLKDTSATNSSTTESVSLSADQYALFLEDEFTATENLILTGGIRLDHHEFYGDHWNPRGYAIYHLTDEITLKGGVSQAFRAPTLREVSRGYGTSTQGGKGIIYGNPDLKPEKSFNQEIGIAYDHESGFNASLMFFNTDFKNKLTSYDTGKEDPITKLKLYTYDNVGEANIKGVEVAAGMPFAEDWNLSLNYTYTDSERKSNDEKLKNGTSLKGYPLDKTPKHLANAKLDWQYNPDLNLYTRVHYEGKQIWAAQRNSYSGARYRDAYTTMDVGATYQLLKNTKLNFAVLNIANEKGPKVDAENGGNWDVEDGRRYWANVNVTF; this comes from the coding sequence ATGAAAACACACTATCACTACTCTTTAATCGCTGCGGGTGTTTGCGCAGCGTTGGCTTCATTTAGCGCCACGGCAGAAGAAAATTCAGACAAAATGATTGTTACGGCATCGGGTTATTCCCAACAATTACGTGATGCCCCTGCCAGTGTTACCGTCATTACCGCTGAGCAGCTACAAAACAAACCTGTTCGTGACTTAGCCGATGCGGTCAAAGATGTTGAAGGTGTCAGCGTCGTCGGTAGTGCCAACAAACAAGATATTAATATTCGCGGGTTATCCGGCGAATACACCCTGATTTTGGTGGATGGTCGTCGTCAAAATAGCCGTGAATCTCGCCCAAATGGTAGCGGCGGCTTTGAAGCTGGCTTTATGCCACCTGTTGAAGCTATCGAGCGTATCGAGGTGATCCGTGGTCCAATGTCCTCCCTGTATGGCTCTGATGCCATGGGCGGCGTCATTAACATTATCACCAAGAAAGTGACCAATGAATGGCACGGTAGCGTGACCACCGGTGCAATTATTCAAGAAAATAGCGAAAGCGGCGACTCCATGGACGGTAACTTCTACCTGTCTGGTCCGCTGATCAAAGATAAACTCGGTTTACAACTGTACGGTGGTGGGGATTACCGTAAAGAAGATCACATCATTGATGGTCATAACAAAAAAGATAATAAAAGTCTGACAGCAAAACTAACCTTCACTCCGATGGAAAATCAAACCTTCTTATTTGAAGCAGGCAGAACCACCCAAGAAAGAACGGAAACTCCAGGAAAATCTATTGGTGAGTATGCGAACAGAGCTGGACTACAAAAAAATAATAAAGATGAAACGCATAATAACCGCAATCATATGGCATTAACCTACAAAGGTGATTGGGATATCGTACAAACTGAAATGAGTGTTTATCAGGAACAAACTAAACGCTCAATTAAATCACAGAGTAGAAATGAAATAACAAACAATTGGGAAGGTGGTTATGAAGCCAGAACCCCAGAAATCACTAACACAGTGGTAGATGGTAAGGTTACTGCTTTTCTACCTGATAATATTTTGACAGCAGGTACCCAATATCAACACGCGAAATTAAAAGATACTTCAGCAACTAACTCGTCAACGACTGAAAGTGTTTCTCTCTCCGCAGATCAATACGCTCTATTCTTAGAAGATGAGTTTACTGCAACTGAAAATCTGATTTTAACGGGAGGCATCCGTTTAGATCACCATGAATTCTATGGCGACCACTGGAACCCTCGCGGTTATGCGATTTACCATTTAACGGATGAAATTACTCTTAAAGGAGGGGTATCACAGGCTTTCCGTGCCCCAACACTACGAGAAGTTAGTCGTGGATATGGTACATCTACGCAGGGCGGTAAAGGTATTATTTATGGTAATCCTGATCTGAAACCAGAAAAAAGCTTTAACCAAGAGATCGGAATCGCTTATGACCATGAATCTGGTTTCAACGCGAGCTTAATGTTCTTTAATACCGATTTTAAAAATAAACTCACCAGCTATGACACAGGTAAAGAAGACCCAATCACCAAACTAAAATTGTATACCTATGACAACGTTGGTGAAGCCAATATTAAAGGGGTAGAAGTGGCTGCAGGAATGCCATTCGCTGAAGATTGGAACCTGAGTCTCAACTACACTTATACAGATTCAGAACGTAAAAGTAATGATGAGAAATTAAAAAATGGAACATCCCTCAAAGGTTATCCATTAGATAAAACGCCGAAACACTTAGCCAATGCAAAATTAGATTGGCAATATAATCCAGATTTGAATTTATATACCCGCGTTCACTATGAAGGAAAGCAAATCTGGGCGGCACAACGTAATAGTTATTCCGGGGCTCGTTATCGTGATGCCTATACCACCATGGATGTGGGCGCGACCTATCAACTGCTGAAAAATACCAAGCTGAATTTTGCGGTGTTAAATATTGCCAACGAGAAAGGTCCTAAGGTTGACGCAGAGAATGGCGGCAACTGGGATGTTGAAGATGGTCGCCGTTACTGGGCGAATGTCAACGTGACATTCTAA